In Streptococcus mitis, the DNA window TAACCCTTCTTACAGTTGATCCAGCTGTACCAAACGGAAGTGTGATTGGGTAAAAGTAAAAGACCAACGTTATCCACGTTGGTTTCAGATTTAAGACAAAGCCTATAGACTACAAGTTTCTAAGGGCTTTTCTTTGTTGACTAAACTGAGATTTTCATTGAAGGGATTCGTATTATGGTCGCAGACAATAGCCACAAATATACTCACTAAGTTCTAGGCAAGTAAGTTGGATTCATGAGTGGCAACTGGAAGTTGAGATTGGCTTGGATCTGAAAAAACACGGGGAAAAAGCCGCTTGACCCTCAAAAGAAAGCGAACCTAAATCGAAAAAAATTCTACGTTGAAAAGTTATGTGGAAGTTGCTTTTAGAACTTACCATTATTTTTCTATCTTTATTAGAATGACTTCTAATGTAGAAGTATAATAGATTTTTTGGTATAATAAAGGTTATGGAAATCGAAAAAACCAACCGTATGAATGCGCTCTTTGAATTTTATGCGGCGCTTTTGACAGACAAGCAAATGAATTATATCGAGCTCTACTACGCTGATGATTATAGCCTTGCTGAAATTGCCGAGGAATTTGGTGTCAGTCGTCAGGCTGTTTATGATAATATCAAGCGGACAGAAAAGATTCTGGAAGATTATGAGATGAAATTGCACATGTACTCGGACTACATTGTCCGCAGTCAGATTTTTGACCAGATTTTGGAGCGCTATCCCAAGGATGACTTTCTGAAGGAGCAGATAGAAATTTTAACAAGCATTGATAATAGAGAATAAGAGGAAGAAAAATGGCATTTGAAAGTTTAACAGAACGTTTACAGAACGTCTTTAAAAATCTACGTAAAAAAGGAAAAATCTCTGAATCTGATGTCCAAGAGGCAACCAAAGAAATTCGCTTGGCCTTGCTTGAGGCCGACGTTGCCTTGCCTGTTGTAAAGGACTTTATCAAGAAAGTTCGTGAGCGTGCAGTTGGGCATGAGGTCATTGATACCCTTAATCCTGCGCAACAAATTATTAAAATCGTTGATGAGGAACTGACAGCCGTTTTAGGTTCTGATACGGCGGAGATTATCAAGTCACCTAAAATTCCTACAATCATCATGATGGTTGGTTTGCAGGGGGCTGGTAAAACAACCTTTGCTGGTAAATTGGCCAACAAACTCAAGAAAGAAGAAAATGCTCGTCCTTTGATGATTGCCGCGGATATTTATCGTCCTGCTGCCATTGACCAGCTTAAGACCTTGGGGCAACAAATTGATGTGCCTGTTTTTGCACTTGGGACAGAGGTTCCAGCTGTTGAGATTGTACGTCAAGGTTTGGAACAAGCCCAAACCAATCACAACGACTATGTCTTGATTGATACGGCAGGTCGTTTGCAGATTGATGAGCTTTTGATGAATGAGCTTCGTGACGTGAAAGCCTTGGCTCAACCAAATGAAATCTTGCTTGTCGTTGATGCCATGATTGGTCAGGAAGCGGCAAATGTTGCGCGTGAGTTCAATGCTCAGTTGGAAGTGACTGGGGTGATCCTTACTAAGATTGATGGGGATACTCGTGGTGGTGCGGCTCTATCTGTTCGTCACATTACTGGAAAACCAATCAAGTTCACTGGTACAGGTGAAAAGATTACGGACATTGAAACCTTCCACCCAGACCGTATGTCAAGCCGTATCCTTGGCATGGGGGATATGCTTACTCTGATTGAGAAAGCTTCTCAAGAATACGATGAGCAAAAAGCCCTTGAAATGGCTGAGAAGATGCGTGAAAACACCTTTGATTTCAATGATTTCATCGATCAATTAGATCAGGTGCAAAACATGGGGCCGATGGAAGACTTGCTCAAGATGATTCCAGGTATGGCCAACAATCCAGCTCTTCAAAACATGAAGGTAGATGAGCGTCAGATTGCTCGTAAACGTGCCATCGTATCTTCAATGACACCTGAAGAACGTGAAAATCCAGATTTGCTAAATCCAAGCCGTCGCCGTCGTATCGCTGCAGGTTCTGGAAATACCTTTGTCGAAGTCAATAAATTCATCAAAGACTTTAACCAGGCTAAACAGCTCATGCAAGGTGTTATGTCTGGAGATATGAACAAGATGATGAAGCAGATGGGAATCAATCCAAACAATCTTCCTAAAAATATGCCAAATATGGGAGGAATGGATATGTCTGCCCTTGAAGGAATGATGGGACAAGGTGGTATGCCTGACTTATCAACTCTAGGAGGAGCGGGAATGCCAGATATGAGCCAGATGTTTGGTGGTGGACTAAAAGGTAAAATCGGTGAATTTGCTATGAAACAGTCAATGAAACGCATGGCTAACAAAATGAAGAAAGCGAAGAAGAAACGCAAATAAAAAAGGAAAGCAGAAGTGCTTTCCTTTTTGATATAGCATATGTGCTTTCTATGATTAGGCAATTTTCTTAATCGAAAAATTGACTAAATAGAAAGAGAGATTTCAAATCCTTGCGTCCATTCGGATTTTACTGTGATTTCGATTTTTAAAGCATCTGCTAATTGTTTGACTAGATAGAGCCCCATACCTGTTGATTTTTTCCTTGTATCACCTGAATCACCTGTAAAGCCTTTTTCAAAGATATGAGGAAGGTCACAAGCTTTAACTCCGCAACCATTATCCCTAATAATCAGACTTGTGCGCCCCTTATCTTTTGACATAGAAATACTGAGTTCGGGCTTGTCAGAGCTATATTTAAGGGCGTTGGCGAGTATTTGAGAGAGGATAAATTCAAAACTGCGTTGATCGGTGTAGCAGATTCCTTGTATGTTCTCTAGCTGAATCGTAAATTTCTTTTCTTTGAGCAAGGGATCAAAGTTTTCCAAAAGATCTTGGATACACTCTTGGAGGTCAAGGTCTTCAAATAGAAAATCATTTTTTTCACTTTTCACCCTGTAATAGAATAGTATCTGTGATACATTTCCTTGGATTTGATTTTTCACATAGTCCAACTTAAAAGTTGTATCCTTTGGCAACTGGTCACTTTGATTGTCTAAAAGGAGGGAAAGAAGCGATAGAGGGAGTTTGATTTCATGAGCCCATTTTTCAACATAGTCCTCGTATTCGGCTAGTAATGAGTTGAGCTT includes these proteins:
- a CDS encoding putative DNA-binding protein, whose translation is MEIEKTNRMNALFEFYAALLTDKQMNYIELYYADDYSLAEIAEEFGVSRQAVYDNIKRTEKILEDYEMKLHMYSDYIVRSQIFDQILERYPKDDFLKEQIEILTSIDNRE
- the ffh gene encoding signal recognition particle protein is translated as MAFESLTERLQNVFKNLRKKGKISESDVQEATKEIRLALLEADVALPVVKDFIKKVRERAVGHEVIDTLNPAQQIIKIVDEELTAVLGSDTAEIIKSPKIPTIIMMVGLQGAGKTTFAGKLANKLKKEENARPLMIAADIYRPAAIDQLKTLGQQIDVPVFALGTEVPAVEIVRQGLEQAQTNHNDYVLIDTAGRLQIDELLMNELRDVKALAQPNEILLVVDAMIGQEAANVAREFNAQLEVTGVILTKIDGDTRGGAALSVRHITGKPIKFTGTGEKITDIETFHPDRMSSRILGMGDMLTLIEKASQEYDEQKALEMAEKMRENTFDFNDFIDQLDQVQNMGPMEDLLKMIPGMANNPALQNMKVDERQIARKRAIVSSMTPEERENPDLLNPSRRRRIAAGSGNTFVEVNKFIKDFNQAKQLMQGVMSGDMNKMMKQMGINPNNLPKNMPNMGGMDMSALEGMMGQGGMPDLSTLGGAGMPDMSQMFGGGLKGKIGEFAMKQSMKRMANKMKKAKKKRK
- a CDS encoding sensor histidine kinase; translation: MKQNPKYLATYLPWLLVLLAFDLFTAVLLWLSDVRKFQALIILYLLATVLLFFILSFLLIRKERKKSAAYKAFIANPKVDTELELLRLSSASEKESIEEIANALYQRQAEIGKLNSLLAEYEDYVEKWAHEIKLPLSLLSLLLDNQSDQLPKDTTFKLDYVKNQIQGNVSQILFYYRVKSEKNDFLFEDLDLQECIQDLLENFDPLLKEKKFTIQLENIQGICYTDQRSFEFILSQILANALKYSSDKPELSISMSKDKGRTSLIIRDNGCGVKACDLPHIFEKGFTGDSGDTRKKSTGMGLYLVKQLADALKIEITVKSEWTQGFEISLSI